In the Calonectris borealis chromosome 11, bCalBor7.hap1.2, whole genome shotgun sequence genome, one interval contains:
- the LOC142086626 gene encoding protein FAM169B-like produces MEAEGGGRAAAGCLYLVDTLAGDPEVLQADAETYCEKLLKKSLSTPDVFLIPGGDEVKLEDSCVCFVPLYRNNPTYKMLLLTDPKDKETVLAVYLNRCWWPVEDVVKTADPSRDGLISVQTFGERIVLFVLNYIIFGMLEESSANDAFFLPHSATECAKILWRNGEAVAFYSVKMKGSLCDGTTSQCYLLPVLDTIFVRRKYRRGGLGIKMLHDFCQSFMAEDALGISCPISAAMYQVCQKFLQTYPEEQKRLWEVEAPGDWSQRVNIWLKIQMESSSAGKTEVGFQSSKPRQSDVDQMSKGIEYIPGVGKVAGDATEKKDDTAAAETLNSQGPEQEDLEQGAANTQQCKGFRKRAGPGGLVGDKATKQFRIIP; encoded by the exons ATGGAGGccgagggaggaggaagagccgCCGCTG GTTGCCTTTACTTGGTAGATACGTTAGCAGGAGATCCAGAGGTTCTGCAAGCAGATGCTGAAACATACTGTGAAAAACTCTTGAAGAAATCGTTGTCCACTCCTGATGTTTTTTTGATCCCTGGAGGAGATGAG gttAAACTTGAAGATTCCTGTGTGTGTTTTGTCCCTCTCTACCGAAATAATCCTACCTACAAAATGTTGCTGTTAACTGATCCAAAGGATAAAGAGACAG ttttgGCAGTTTATTTGAACCGGTGTTGGTGGCCTGTTGAAGATGTAGTAAAGACGGCTGATCCTTCTAGAGATGGGTTAATTTCG GTCCAGACATTTGGAGAAAGGATTGTCCTCTTTGTTCTGAACTACATTATTTTTGGAATGCTGGAAGAGAGTTCAGCTAATGATGCATTCTTTCTACCTCACTCTGCCACCGAGTGTGCCAAGATACTCTGGAGAAATGGCGAGGCTGTTGCCTTTTACTCGGTCAAGATGAAAG GGAGCCTATGTGATGGTACAACCAGTCAATGTTACTTGCTGCCGGTTTTGGATACTATATTCGTCCGGAGAAAGTACAGAAGAGGTGGCCTAGGGATAAAAATGCTGCATGATTTCTGTCAGTCTTTCATGGCTGAGGATGCCTTGGGGATCAGCTGCCCTATTTCTGCTGCGATGTATCAAG TTTGCCAGAAATTCTTGCAGACTTATCCCGAGGAGCAGAAGCGACTGTGGGAGGTGGAAGCACCAGGAGATTGGAGCCAGCGAGTGAATATCTGGTTAAAAATTCAGATGGAGTCATCCTCTGCAGGAA AGACTGAAGTGGGTTTTCAATCCAGTAAACCCAGGCAATCAGATGTGGATCAGATGAGTAAG GGCATTGAATACATTCCTGGTGTTGGGAAAGTGGCAGGagatgccacagaaaaaaaagatgacacagcagcagcagagactcTGAACTCACAGGGTCCTGAACAAGAGGACTTGGAACAAGGTGCAGCGAATACTCAGCAATGCAAAGGATTCAGAAAAAGAGCAGGCCCTGGGGGCTTAGTTGGAGACAAGGCCACCAAACAATTCAGAATTATACCATAA